A region from the Triticum urartu cultivar G1812 chromosome 1, Tu2.1, whole genome shotgun sequence genome encodes:
- the LOC125551105 gene encoding uncharacterized protein LOC125551105 encodes MAPQLLGYYSVSSWPRLPQVPPWPCASHVQRRVICFGPPRCRAGAVRVLAEVDPALALDRGAKAVEIQFPTEEDGVGNEEDGEAVDERERMRRMRISQANKGNTPWNKGRKHSPETLQRIRERTRLAMQNPKVKKKLMNLGHAQSEETKIKISLGVRRGWSLRLQKLMVQDGCFVEWREMIADAARKGFAGGVAFQWNSHKILTEQLRQEWLEKVQQRRSMPRPTGNRRAPKTPEQRRKIAEAIAAKWLDREYRERVCSAINSYHGTSSGSKVPRKQRTPREPGAKREKKKSIQHRAVSLDDAHAKTAPVKRKKSATPYKDPMAGEKLEMITKIRAQRTALEIEKKEAIERARSLIVEAEKAANALEPVAAKIPFAQASLIEARKLVTEARMSLEGVDDNDGPAESSSDDTSDDSGVSELHKLENQNDLIKQENKSVNGMKLPPRTVNGMDFYFDVSALGEKEQLSMFQRIENSMERAYLLPSAFSTAQDVNGNLGTNDLYISEQVVNNDQIDRIAADTTEFISAEPLEDVSSPSNKSKMRWVRGRLVEGEE; translated from the exons ATGGCGCCGCAGCTCCTGGGCTACTACTCGGTCTCCTCCTGGCCCCGGCTCCCGCAGGTTCCCCCGTGGCCCTGCGCATCCCACGTCCAGCGCCGGGTGATATGCTTTGGGCCGCCCCGCTGCCGCGCCGGCGCAGTCAGGGTGTTAGCGGAGGTGGACCCTGCGCTGGCCCTGGACCGCGGTGCGAAGGCGGTGGAAATCCAGTTTCCGActgaggaggatggtgtggggaATGAGGAAGACGGCGAGGCAGTGGACGAGAGGGAGAGGATGAGGCGGATGCGGATATCGCAGGCGAACAAGGGGAATACGCCGTGGAACAAGGGCAGGAAGCACAGCCCAG AGACGCTCCAGCGGATTCGGGAGAGGACACGGCTTGCTATGCAGAACCCCAAG GTTAAGAAAAAGCTGATGAATCTCGGACATGCTCAGAG TGAAGAGACCAAAATTAAGATATCATTGGGAGTGAGGCGTGGGTGGAGCTTGCGTCTACAGAAGCTAATGGTTCAGGATGGCTGCTTTGTGGAGTGGCGGGAAATGATAGCAGATGCAGCTAGGAAGGGCTTTGCTGGTGGAGTTGCCTTCCAATGGAATTCACATAAAATATTGACTGAGCAATTGCGGCAGGAATGGTTGGAGAAAGTCCAGCAAAGACGATCAATGCCTAGGCCGACAGGTAATAGAAGAGCGCCAAAAACTCCAGAGCAGAGGAGAAAAATTGCAGAAGCCATTGCTGCGAAGTGGTTGGATCGA GAATACCGTGAACGTGTTTGCAGTGCAATTAATAGCTATCATGGAACATCTTCTGGATCTAAAGTACCGCGTAAACAAAGAACTCCGAGAGAACCAGGTGCAAAGCGTGAAAAAAAGAAATCTATTCAACACAGAGCTGTCAGCTTGGACGATGCACATGCAAAAACTGCTCCGGTTAAGAGAAAGAAAAGTGCAACTCCTTACAAAGATCCTATGGCAGGTGAGAAACTAGAGATGATAACGAAGATTCGAGCCCAAAGGACAGCACTGGAAATAGAGAAGAAAGAGGCTATTGAAAGGGCCAG GTCACTCATTGTAGAAGCCGAGAAAGCTGCAAATGCTCTTGAGCCTGTTGCAGCGAAAATTCCATTTGCTCAAGCATCACTTATAGAAGCTAGAAAGCTTGTTACAGAGGCAAGAATGTCACTCGAAGGTGTTGATGATAATGATGGGCCAGCAGAAAGTTCTTCTGATGATACATCCGATGACTCGGGTGTATCGGAACTGCACAAGTTGGAGAATCAAAATGACCTTATTAAACAAGAGAATAAATCTGTAAATGGAATGAAGCTACCTCCAAGGACTGTTAATGGCATGGATTTCTATTTTGATGTGTCTGCACTAGGTGAAAAGGAACAACTCAGTATGTTTCAGAGGATAGAGAACTCCATGGAAAGAGCTTATTTGCTTCCTTCAGCTTTTTCAACAGCTCAAGATGTGAACGGAAATCTTGGAACAAATGATCTATATATCAGTGAGCAAGTGGTCAATAACGACCAGATCGACCGGATTGCAGCAGATACAACAGAATTTATTTCAGCAGAGCCACTAGAGGATGTGTCCTCACCTTCTAATAAGTCTAAGATGAGATGGGTACGTGGAAGACTAGTTGAAGGAGAAGAATAA